In Gossypium raimondii isolate GPD5lz chromosome 12, ASM2569854v1, whole genome shotgun sequence, a single window of DNA contains:
- the LOC105764737 gene encoding basic leucine zipper 43 → MEVPGFDVDGDPQPHGHGSLIQSLFAFCPSQKALTTSATHINMESWDGNSSSSQHPDSGIFSHRLSPNTQIHLFSPNPSNEDEGRMCQASIVVDEKRLRRMISNRESARRSRMRKKQQIEELQSQVNQLQTINRQLSQKLINLLENNHEILQENAQLKEKVSTLHMVLSDVFAPLRNSDDSSSMKPKSAS, encoded by the coding sequence ATGGAAGTGCCTGGATTTGATGTTGATGGTGATCCTCAACCCCATGGTCATGGAAGCCTGATTCAAAGCTTGTTTGCTTTCTGTCCTTCACAGAAAGCATTAACAACCTCTGCAACTCACATAAACATGGAGTCCTGGGATGGAAACTCGTCATCTTCTCAACATCCCGATTCAGGTATTTTCTCCCACAGATTATCACCCAACACTCAAATCCATCTTTTCTCACCCAACCCCAGCAATGAAGATGAGGGCAGAATGTGTCAAGCAAGCATTGTGGTGGATGAAAAGAGGCTGAGGAGAATGATATCCAACAGGGAATCTGCAAGGAGATCCAGGATGAGAAAGAAGCAGCAAATCGAAGAGCTGCAATCACAGGTTAATCAACTTCAAACAATTAATCGTCAGCTTTCGCAAAAGTTGATCAATCTGTTGGAAAACAATCATGAGATCCTCCAAGAAAATGCTCAGCTCAAAGAGAAAGTTTCTACTCTTCATATGGTGCTTTCTGATGTGTTTGCACCTCTCAGGAATTCGGATGATTCCTCCTCCATGAAACCTAAATCAGCTTCTTAG